One Hordeum vulgare subsp. vulgare chromosome 4H, MorexV3_pseudomolecules_assembly, whole genome shotgun sequence DNA window includes the following coding sequences:
- the LOC123450637 gene encoding uncharacterized protein LOC123450637, whose product MRASRDCRERKKSAIAGQLSPRTRRSMEMKLSPGTGEVFGGKKRPPSRLQKKAPASLQLEQAGPGAAQPSAAAWGDGRTPIPLLSPLVTSPAPAWEADQAGSRREAAQAETRSGGDADGILSPIRRGGYGVSNGADETATTPALSGGWRHPAMPAPTPTLASNGGGVWRHPAMPSPVPEPASLAPLFKSQCAVELHNPQAQAQ is encoded by the coding sequence ATGCGCGCATCACGAGATTGCAGAGAGAGAAAGAAGAGCGCGATCGCGGGTCAGCTGAGTCCACGTACGCGCCGATCCATGGAGATGAAGCTGTCGCCCGGCACCGGCGAGGTGTTTGGCGGCAAGAAGCGCCCGCCGAGCAGGCTCCAGAAGAAGGCGCCCGCGTCGCTGCAGCTCGAGCAGGCGGGCCCGGGCGCGGCCCAGCCTTCCGCCGCcgcgtggggcgacgggaggacgCCGATACCGCTCCTGTCGCCGCTCGTCACGTCCCCGGCGCCGGCGTGGGAGGCGGACCAGGCCGGGAGCAGGAGGGAGGCCGCGCAGGCGGAGACCAGGAGCGGCGGGGATGCTGACGGCATCCTGAGCCCGATCCGGCGCGGCGGGTATGGTGTCAGCAACGGTGCAGATGAGACGGCCACGACGCCGGCGCTCAGCGGCGGGTGGCGGCACCCGGCCATGCCGGCGCCGACGCCGACGCTTGCCTCCAACGGGGGCGGGGTGTGGCGGCACCCGGCGATGCCGTCGCCGGTCCCGGAGCCGGCGTCCCTGGCGCCGCTCTTCAAGTCGCAGTGCGCGGTGGAGCTGCACAACCCGCAGGCGCAGGCGCAGTAG